GAATGACTTTATGTCCGTAAAAAGCGATTATCAGCAGGTTCTTTCCGAAATAGAGGAACTTCGCATTCGGCTGATGGAAGCCGAAGAGGCCCTTGCCGCCATTCGACAGGGCGAAGTCGACGCCCTGGTCATCGCCGGAGAAGACGGAGAAAAAATCTACACCCTGGACGGGGCTGATCAGCCTTATCGGGTTCTTGTGGAAACCATGAGTGAAGGAGCGGCAACCCTCAATCCGGACAGTTACCTGCTCTTTGCCAACACCCGGCTTTCCGAGCTCCTCGGAGTTCCTCTGGAGCGGTTGCTTGGCAAACCTCTGCTGTCCTTTGTCGTTCCGGAGCAAGGCGCGATCCTCAAAAACTTGCTGGAAAAAGCGCTGGACCTGGACTGCCGTTTAGGGGAGAGCTTCCGCACGGAGCTGACCCTGATCAAGGAGAACAGTGAACTTCTGCCGGTGCTGGTCTCCTGCTGTAGCCTCAAAATCGGCACCAGCCTGGCCATCAGTACCATCGTCACCGATCTTTCAGAACATAAAAAAAAGGAAAAGATTCTTGCCGCCGGAGAATTGGCCTCCTCCATTCTGGAGCAGGCGGGAGAAGCCATCATCGTCTGCGACGAGACCGGCAGGGTGATCCGGGCCAGCCGTCAGGCAAAGGAGCTTTTCGGGAAAAATCCCGTTTTTCAGCCCTTCGACCGGCTGGGCCCCCTTCTCGAATCGCAGTCCGGCCAAAAATTCTCGGTGGCCGCTCCTCTCGCCGGAAAAATTTCACAGGCTGTCGAAGTGTGCATGCAGAGAGACTGCCGATCCTTCCACCTGCTCCTCAACGCCAGGCCGTTACTGAGCAACTGGCAGATTTTCGGCTGCGTGGTGACCTTGACCGATATTACCGAACTGAAATCAGCCGAGCAGAAGCTGCTCGAAGCCAAGAAAACCGCCGATGGGGCGAATCAGGCGAAAAGCGAATTTCTGGCCAACATGAGCCATGAAATCCGCACTCCCATGACCGTCTTCATGGCCGCCATCGAGCAACTGCTGCAGATTGATGATCGTCCGGATCACCTCCGGTTGCTGCGGCTGGCCGACCAGTCGGCCAATCGCCTGAGAAGCCTGATCGATGATATTCTGGATTTCTCCAGAATCGAGGCACGCAAGGTGGAAATCGAACAATATCCCTTCGACCTGAAAAATTGCGTGCAGGATGCGGTCAACATGTTTGTTCGCCCCGCTCGGGAAAAGAACCTCGATCTTCTGCTGGATGTGGCCACCGAAACGCCGAAAAAGGTATGGGGAGATGCGAACCGCTTGGGGCAGATACTGCTCAACCTGATCGGCAACGCCGTCAAATTCACCAACGAAGGGGAGGTTCAGGTCAAAGTACAGCCAAGAGGCAGTCTGCTGGAGTTTTCAATAGCGGATACCGGCATCGGCTTTCCCGAGGAAAAACGCGACCTGCTGTTCACCAGCTTCAGCCAGGCGGATGCTTCCTTTACCCGGCAGTATGGAGGTGCCGGACTTGGCCTGGCCATTTCGAAATCGCTGGTGGAGTTGATGGGGGGAAATATCTCGGTCCAAAGACGAAAAGAAAAAGGGACCGTCTTCACCTTTACCCTGCCGCTGAGAGCCCTGGAGGGATCCCCGACGCCGCTAGAGGAAACCCTTGTGAAGGAAGCGGCCGAATCCTGTTCCGCCTTCCGCATCCTGCTCGCAGAGGACGATCCGATGATCCGCGAAATGATCACCATGATCCTGACCGGAAGAGGATGGCAGATCTCTCAGGCAAAGACCGGGCGGGAAGCTCTTGACCAGTGGATGGCCGAAGATTTCGATCTTATCTTCATGGACCTGCAGATGCCGGAAATGAGCGGTATCGAGGTCACACGGCACATTCGTGAGAAAGAGGGTTCGCGTCGCAAAAGAACCTGCATCATCGGGCTGACCGGTCATGCCTGGGGGGAGGTCATGGATGAGTGCCTTGAAGCCGGAATGGAACGAGTCCTGACCAAGCCGGTGCGGATGAAGGAACTGCTATTGGCCATCGATGAGTGCACGTCTCCGTAGTTTTGCCCTTCCCATTTCAAAAACTCCCTCCTTAAGGGGAAGCCTGCATGCTGGCTTCCCCCATTTTGCCGCCGGCCGGATTCAGGATCAGTGCAGCTCGATTTTTCTCACCTTTTCCTTGGCCTGTTGCGATTTGGGCATTTCGACATGCAGCACGCCGTTACGATAATTTGCGTTGATATTATCCACCTCCACTTCCATCGGCAGGGAGATGCTTCTCTCATAGACCCCATACTGGCATTCCCGGCAGATGGGCTGTCCCTCGGACTCTTCGGTTTTCTCGACCTTGCGTTCTCCGCGGATGGTGAGAATATTGCCCGTTACGGTAACATCGATATCCTTCTGATCGATTCCAGGCATTTCGGCATGAATCCGATAGCTGTCGTCGGTTTCCTCCATGTCGATTCGAGGGCGTCCGGTGGTCTCAAACATTCCGCTCATCAGCCCTTCCCTGGGGAAGCCATGGAAGAAATCCTCGAACATCGATTCGAGTGCGCGGCGAACCGGCCATCGCTCCTCGAAACTCGGAATCAGCTCACTTTGACGGCGCCAGGGCGCGATGTCTCTTCTGGGCATGATTTTCTCCTTTCGATGTCTGTTTTATTTAGGAGCCGAAACCTGCGGCTTGTTCTCCTTTGAGAAATCAAACCATCAGCTCCTTTGCGGGTTGGTTCAATGGATCTGGCTTTTGACACGCCTGGCCAGAATCTCCGCCTGTTCGGGGCTGAGCACCTCCCGGGCAAGCCGAAACAAAGTATCCTTTTCCCAGTCCCGGTGTGACATAAATTCCCCATGCAGGCGCTCGATCAGATACTGAAACCGTTTATCTGTTATTGGGGTCTTGTCCATCTCGCGCAGAAGGTTTTCGAGATCCCGCACGTCCTGGCGAGACTTTTCCGCCTGTTTCCTGCTCCGCGGATCGGTGTGCAGCAAGGCGTAGAGATTGTCTTCCTCCACCTGGTTCAAGCGCTGGATGCGATCCCGAACCTCTTTCCAAAGCTGGGACCTGTCCTCCGGCTGATGTGCGGTGCTGTCTTCGAGCTTCTTCAGATTGCTTTCGATTTTACTGTTTTCCCTTTCGAATATATCCGTCATGTCCATGGCAGCCCCCTTGAACGGGAAACGGGTATCTAAGCTCGGCCTTCCGTGGGAGATTCAAACAGCGGATCGAAGTGAGGACCGAGCTGGGACCGCACATCCCCTATCTCTCCGGACGCCACGGCCTCCATCAGCACGCTGACTACGGCTTTGGCGTGGGCAATTGCCGTATC
This portion of the Syntrophotaleaceae bacterium genome encodes:
- a CDS encoding Hsp20/alpha crystallin family protein gives rise to the protein MPRRDIAPWRRQSELIPSFEERWPVRRALESMFEDFFHGFPREGLMSGMFETTGRPRIDMEETDDSYRIHAEMPGIDQKDIDVTVTGNILTIRGERKVEKTEESEGQPICRECQYGVYERSISLPMEVEVDNINANYRNGVLHVEMPKSQQAKEKVRKIELH
- a CDS encoding ATP-binding protein, which translates into the protein MSVKSDYQQVLSEIEELRIRLMEAEEALAAIRQGEVDALVIAGEDGEKIYTLDGADQPYRVLVETMSEGAATLNPDSYLLFANTRLSELLGVPLERLLGKPLLSFVVPEQGAILKNLLEKALDLDCRLGESFRTELTLIKENSELLPVLVSCCSLKIGTSLAISTIVTDLSEHKKKEKILAAGELASSILEQAGEAIIVCDETGRVIRASRQAKELFGKNPVFQPFDRLGPLLESQSGQKFSVAAPLAGKISQAVEVCMQRDCRSFHLLLNARPLLSNWQIFGCVVTLTDITELKSAEQKLLEAKKTADGANQAKSEFLANMSHEIRTPMTVFMAAIEQLLQIDDRPDHLRLLRLADQSANRLRSLIDDILDFSRIEARKVEIEQYPFDLKNCVQDAVNMFVRPAREKNLDLLLDVATETPKKVWGDANRLGQILLNLIGNAVKFTNEGEVQVKVQPRGSLLEFSIADTGIGFPEEKRDLLFTSFSQADASFTRQYGGAGLGLAISKSLVELMGGNISVQRRKEKGTVFTFTLPLRALEGSPTPLEETLVKEAAESCSAFRILLAEDDPMIREMITMILTGRGWQISQAKTGREALDQWMAEDFDLIFMDLQMPEMSGIEVTRHIREKEGSRRKRTCIIGLTGHAWGEVMDECLEAGMERVLTKPVRMKELLLAIDECTSP